One genomic region from Chionomys nivalis chromosome 17, mChiNiv1.1, whole genome shotgun sequence encodes:
- the Dnal4 gene encoding dynein axonemal light chain 4, with amino-acid sequence MGETEGKKEEADYKRLQTFPLVRHSDMPEEMRVETMELCVTACEKFSNNNESAAKMIKETMDKKFGSSWHVVIGEGFGFEITHEVKNLLYLYFGGTLAVCVWKCS; translated from the exons atgggagagacagaagggaagaaagaggaggctgACTATAAGCGGCTGCAGACTTTCCCCCTGGTCAGG CACTCGGACATGCCAGAGGAGATGCGAGTGGAGACCATGGAGCTTTGTGTCACAGCCTGTGAGAAATTCTCCAACAACAACGAG AGCGCTGCAAAGATGATCAAGGAGACAATGGACAAGAAGTTCGGCTCCTCCTGGCATGTGGTGATCGGCGAGGGCTTTGGGTTCGAGATCACCCATGAGGTGAAGAACCTCCTGTACCTGTACTTCGGGGGAaccctggctgtgtgtgtgtggaagtgctcctga